Proteins co-encoded in one Listeria ivanovii subsp. ivanovii genomic window:
- a CDS encoding DUF72 domain-containing protein, with protein sequence MITIGLTGWSDHDSLLQTKKLTLADYAAHFPVVEVDTSFYAIPSPRTTANWAAQTPEEFRFVIKAFSAMTKHKEWSQYFDSENAMYTAYMDMIAPISETGKLKAILFQFPPYFHCTKENVAYLKYIAGKMGDLPVAIEFRNNSWYTEQNTEKTLELLKELGFIHTVVDEPQVGSGSVPIILRETSSEMTMVRLHGRNQYGWMKASSPEWREVRTLYRYNDEEIKEWAKYVEHLQKLSKEVVVIFNNNSGGDAADNAKHLQTALNVEFQGLAPMQMDLFSE encoded by the coding sequence GTGATTACAATCGGATTAACTGGGTGGAGTGATCATGATTCTTTGTTGCAAACAAAAAAATTAACTTTGGCTGATTATGCGGCACATTTTCCTGTGGTAGAAGTGGATACTAGTTTTTATGCCATTCCTTCGCCGAGAACGACGGCAAACTGGGCAGCGCAAACACCAGAAGAATTTCGTTTTGTTATTAAAGCATTTTCGGCGATGACTAAGCATAAAGAATGGTCACAGTATTTTGATAGTGAAAATGCGATGTATACGGCTTATATGGATATGATTGCGCCAATAAGTGAAACGGGGAAATTAAAAGCGATTTTATTTCAATTTCCACCGTATTTTCATTGTACGAAAGAAAATGTCGCTTATTTAAAATATATTGCTGGGAAAATGGGTGATTTACCAGTTGCGATTGAATTTCGAAATAATTCTTGGTATACCGAACAAAATACCGAAAAAACGTTAGAGCTACTTAAAGAGTTAGGCTTCATCCACACCGTTGTTGACGAGCCGCAAGTTGGTTCTGGAAGTGTGCCGATTATTTTACGGGAAACAAGCTCGGAAATGACAATGGTAAGATTACATGGTCGGAACCAATATGGTTGGATGAAAGCTAGTAGCCCTGAATGGCGCGAAGTCCGGACATTATATCGTTATAATGATGAAGAAATTAAAGAATGGGCCAAATATGTCGAACATTTACAAAAGTTATCTAAAGAAGTCGTGGTCATTTTTAACAATAACAGCGGCGGGGATGCAGCAGACAATGCTAAACATTTACAAACGGCGTTAAATGTGGAATTTCAAGGCTTAGCGCCAATGCAAATGGATTTGTTTTCCGAGTAA
- the sufB gene encoding Fe-S cluster assembly protein SufB translates to MTEIPEIGEYQYGFHDKDTSVFRTERGLTEKVVREISNIKEEPEWMLEFRLKSLEQFYKMPMPTWGGDLSELKFEDITYYVKPSEQTVRSWDEVPEEIKRTFDKLGIPEAEQKYLAGASAQYESEVVYHNMKQDLEDLGIVFKDTDSALKENEDIFKEYFAKVIPPTDNKFAALNSAVWSGGSFIYVPPGIKVDTPLQAYFRINSENMGQFERTLIIVDENASVNYVEGCTAPVYTTNSLHSAVVEIIVKPGAYCRYTTIQNWANNVYNLVTKRTFCEENATMEWIDGNIGSKLTMKYPAVHLRGEGARGTTLSIAIAGKGQRQDAGAKMMHYAPNTSSTIVSKSISKQGGNVTYRGIVHFGRNADGARSNIECDTLIMDNLSTSDTIPYNEILNSNISLEHEAKVSKVSEEQLFYLMSRGLSEEEATEMIVMGFIEPFTKELPMEYAVEMNRLIKFEMEGSIG, encoded by the coding sequence ATGACTGAAATTCCAGAAATTGGCGAATACCAATACGGATTCCATGATAAAGATACCTCTGTGTTCCGTACAGAACGCGGATTAACAGAAAAAGTTGTAAGAGAAATTTCGAATATTAAAGAAGAACCAGAATGGATGCTTGAATTCCGTTTGAAGTCTTTAGAACAGTTTTATAAAATGCCGATGCCGACTTGGGGTGGCGACTTATCAGAGCTTAAGTTTGAAGACATTACTTACTACGTGAAGCCATCAGAACAAACCGTGCGCTCATGGGATGAAGTTCCTGAAGAAATTAAGCGTACTTTTGATAAACTTGGTATTCCTGAAGCAGAACAAAAATACTTGGCAGGGGCATCCGCACAGTACGAATCCGAAGTAGTTTATCATAATATGAAGCAAGACCTAGAAGACTTAGGGATTGTTTTTAAAGATACTGATTCAGCGCTAAAAGAAAATGAAGATATTTTCAAAGAGTATTTTGCTAAGGTGATTCCGCCAACTGACAATAAGTTCGCAGCTCTTAACTCTGCTGTTTGGTCAGGTGGGTCATTCATCTACGTACCACCAGGCATCAAAGTAGATACGCCACTACAAGCTTATTTCCGGATTAATTCCGAAAACATGGGACAATTTGAGCGGACGTTAATCATTGTGGATGAAAATGCGAGTGTAAATTATGTAGAAGGTTGTACTGCTCCCGTTTATACAACAAATTCACTTCACTCTGCGGTCGTTGAAATAATTGTTAAACCAGGGGCTTATTGCCGTTACACAACGATTCAAAACTGGGCAAATAACGTCTATAACTTAGTAACAAAACGTACTTTCTGTGAGGAAAATGCGACGATGGAATGGATTGATGGTAACATCGGTTCGAAATTAACGATGAAATACCCAGCAGTACATTTACGTGGTGAAGGTGCGCGTGGAACAACCCTTTCTATCGCAATTGCTGGTAAAGGTCAACGTCAGGATGCTGGAGCGAAAATGATGCACTATGCGCCTAATACGTCGTCTACTATCGTATCGAAGTCGATTTCTAAGCAAGGCGGAAACGTAACGTACCGTGGAATCGTTCATTTTGGCCGTAATGCGGATGGAGCGCGTTCGAATATCGAGTGTGATACGCTAATTATGGATAATCTTTCCACATCTGATACCATTCCTTACAACGAAATTTTAAACAGCAACATCTCATTAGAGCACGAAGCAAAAGTTTCTAAGGTTTCAGAAGAACAACTTTTCTATCTAATGAGCCGTGGTTTAAGCGAAGAAGAAGCGACCGAAATGATCGTAATGGGCTTCATTGAACCATTTACAAAAGAATTACCAATGGAATACGCCGTTGAAATGAACCGTTTGATTAAGTTTGAAATGGAAGGTTCGATTGGTTGA
- the sufU gene encoding Fe-S cluster assembly sulfur transfer protein SufU, translated as MTSRKLDQLYRQVIMDHYKNPRNNGELPDSDVTIDLNNPTCGDQIHLHLKMDGDVIVAAKFTGSGCSISMASASMMTQSIIGKTEQEALKMSREFSEMVQGHDHETIDEYGDVEALAGVAKFPARIKCATLSWKAMERAIFEKEGTK; from the coding sequence ATGACAAGCCGGAAATTAGATCAGCTATATAGACAAGTCATTATGGATCACTATAAAAATCCGCGCAATAATGGAGAACTCCCAGATAGCGACGTAACCATTGACCTTAATAACCCAACATGTGGTGATCAAATCCATCTTCATTTAAAAATGGATGGTGACGTAATCGTAGCTGCGAAATTCACCGGTAGTGGCTGTTCGATTTCGATGGCCTCTGCTTCGATGATGACACAAAGCATTATTGGGAAAACCGAGCAAGAAGCGTTAAAAATGTCCCGTGAGTTTTCAGAAATGGTACAAGGGCATGACCATGAAACCATTGATGAATACGGTGACGTGGAAGCTCTCGCCGGAGTTGCAAAATTCCCTGCAAGAATCAAATGCGCGACACTTTCTTGGAAAGCAATGGAGCGAGCAATTTTTGAAAAAGAAGGAACGAAATAA
- a CDS encoding cysteine desulfurase, with amino-acid sequence MIDIQKIRADFPILAQEINEKPLAYLDNAATSQKPKQVIRALTHYYEFDNANVHRGVHTLAARATDAFESARAKVAKFIHAREVAEIIFTRGTTSAINLVVDSYGNANIEAGDEIVISYLEHHSNLIPWQQLAKRKGAVLKYIELEEDGTISIEQAEKTITEKTKIVALAHVSNVLGTITPIKEIAALAHKVGAVILVDGAQAVPHMEVNVVDLDADFYAFSGHKMMAPTGIGVLYGKRELLDKMEPTEFGGEMIDFVELYDSTWKELPWKFEAGTPIIGGAIALGTAIDYLAAIGIDTIHAYEQELVSYAIEQMSKLEGITIYGPTDASKRCGLVTFNIEGAHPHDVATILDEDGVAIRAGHHCAQPLMKWLDVSSTARASFYIYNTKEEIDALIEGLKLTKEYFGL; translated from the coding sequence ATGATTGATATCCAAAAAATTCGTGCGGACTTTCCGATACTAGCCCAAGAAATAAATGAAAAACCGTTAGCTTATTTAGATAATGCGGCCACTTCACAAAAACCAAAACAGGTTATCCGCGCCTTAACCCATTACTACGAATTTGATAATGCCAACGTCCACCGTGGTGTGCATACACTTGCGGCTAGAGCGACAGACGCTTTCGAATCAGCGCGTGCCAAAGTAGCAAAATTCATTCATGCACGGGAAGTAGCGGAAATTATCTTTACAAGAGGGACGACCTCAGCGATTAATTTGGTGGTAGATAGTTACGGAAACGCAAATATTGAAGCAGGCGATGAGATTGTTATTTCTTATTTAGAGCATCATTCTAATTTAATTCCGTGGCAACAACTTGCTAAACGCAAAGGCGCGGTTTTGAAATATATCGAGCTAGAAGAAGATGGAACCATTTCTATTGAACAAGCTGAAAAAACTATTACCGAAAAAACAAAAATAGTTGCCTTGGCGCATGTCTCAAATGTTCTTGGCACAATTACACCTATTAAAGAAATCGCGGCACTAGCTCATAAAGTTGGCGCAGTTATCCTTGTTGACGGGGCACAAGCGGTTCCTCACATGGAAGTAAATGTAGTAGATTTAGATGCTGATTTTTATGCTTTTTCTGGGCATAAAATGATGGCTCCTACTGGCATTGGTGTATTGTACGGAAAACGAGAATTGCTAGATAAAATGGAACCAACCGAATTTGGCGGAGAAATGATTGATTTTGTTGAATTATACGATTCCACTTGGAAAGAACTACCATGGAAATTTGAAGCTGGGACACCAATTATCGGCGGAGCGATTGCGCTAGGTACAGCGATTGATTACTTGGCAGCGATTGGAATTGATACGATTCACGCCTATGAACAAGAATTAGTTAGCTATGCAATCGAGCAAATGAGTAAGCTAGAAGGTATTACAATTTATGGCCCAACAGATGCAAGTAAACGTTGTGGCTTAGTGACATTTAATATCGAAGGCGCTCACCCGCATGATGTTGCAACAATTTTGGACGAAGATGGCGTGGCAATTCGCGCAGGTCATCATTGTGCGCAACCTTTGATGAAATGGTTAGACGTTTCTTCCACTGCTCGAGCAAGTTTTTATATTTATAATACAAAAGAAGAAATTGATGCTCTTATTGAAGGGCTCAAGTTAACAAAGGAGTATTTTGGATTATGA
- the sufD gene encoding Fe-S cluster assembly protein SufD, with protein MAENRTIKDDFIHAFSSNANEPDWFLDIRRTAFKAYGELDLPYVDKTKITRWNFTKFETFIPFKEGVTNEILPEKVANLVDLDNKEANFYIQMDERPARLQLNQELIDQGVIFTDIISAVKNHPELVKKYFMTDAVQVNEHKLTAFHAALVNGGIFLYVPKNVEVKAPIQAVFVQDKAESPLVNHVLLVADDNSAVTYVENYVTVDNTPKGIVSIVEEVIAEKNARITFGGVDNLASGATAYVNRRGHIGTDSQIEWALGLMNDGDTINENVTNLMGDGSSADVKTVTVGRGKQTQNVTTRVTHYGKASNGTILSHGVMKERATTIFNGIGHIKHGASKSDAQQESRVLMLSPEARGDANPILLIDENDVVAGHAASVGRVDPLQLFYLMSRGISQKEAERLVIHGFLDPVVRKLPIESVKTMLREVIEGKVR; from the coding sequence ATGGCAGAAAATAGGACAATTAAAGATGATTTTATCCACGCTTTTTCAAGTAATGCGAATGAACCGGATTGGTTTTTAGATATTCGTCGCACTGCTTTTAAAGCTTACGGGGAACTGGACTTACCTTATGTGGATAAAACAAAAATTACACGCTGGAATTTCACTAAATTTGAAACGTTTATTCCTTTTAAAGAAGGTGTAACGAATGAAATTTTACCTGAAAAAGTAGCGAATCTAGTTGATTTAGATAATAAAGAAGCAAACTTTTACATTCAAATGGATGAACGTCCTGCGAGATTACAACTTAATCAAGAATTAATCGACCAAGGAGTCATTTTTACAGACATTATTTCGGCTGTTAAAAATCATCCTGAACTTGTAAAGAAATATTTTATGACAGACGCGGTACAAGTGAATGAACATAAGTTGACTGCGTTCCATGCGGCACTTGTGAATGGTGGTATCTTCCTTTATGTACCTAAAAATGTCGAAGTGAAAGCACCTATTCAAGCTGTTTTTGTTCAAGATAAAGCAGAATCTCCTTTAGTAAACCACGTGTTACTTGTTGCTGATGATAATAGTGCTGTCACTTATGTGGAAAACTATGTAACGGTGGATAATACACCTAAGGGAATTGTAAGTATTGTGGAAGAAGTTATCGCCGAAAAAAATGCTCGAATTACTTTTGGCGGAGTAGATAATCTTGCGAGCGGCGCAACGGCATATGTGAACCGTCGTGGACATATCGGGACAGATAGCCAAATTGAATGGGCACTTGGTTTAATGAACGATGGCGATACGATCAATGAAAATGTAACTAATTTAATGGGTGATGGATCTTCGGCTGATGTGAAGACAGTAACTGTTGGACGCGGTAAGCAAACACAAAACGTAACAACTCGTGTGACACATTACGGTAAAGCATCAAACGGTACGATTTTATCCCATGGTGTTATGAAAGAAAGAGCAACAACTATCTTTAATGGAATTGGTCATATCAAGCACGGCGCTTCTAAGTCTGATGCCCAACAAGAATCACGGGTATTGATGCTTAGCCCAGAAGCACGCGGCGATGCGAACCCAATTTTATTAATTGATGAAAATGATGTTGTTGCAGGTCACGCAGCCTCTGTTGGTCGTGTGGATCCGCTCCAATTATTCTATTTGATGAGTCGCGGTATTTCGCAAAAAGAAGCAGAACGATTAGTTATTCATGGCTTCTTAGATCCAGTTGTACGTAAGTTACCAATCGAAAGTGTCAAAACTATGCTTCGGGAAGTAATCGAAGGGAAAGTGCGCTAA
- the sufC gene encoding Fe-S cluster assembly ATPase SufC produces MATLKIQDLHVEIEGKEILKGVNLEISTGEIHAIMGPNGTGKSTLSSAIMGHPKYEVTQGTITLDGEDVLEMEVDERARAGLFLAMQYPSEISGVTNAEFIRAAINSRREEGDEIPVMQFIRKLDAKMDILDMDEEMAERYLNEGFSGGEKKRNEILQLLMIEPKLAILDEIDSGLDIDALKVVSKGVNEMRGEGFGCLIITHYQRLLNYITPDFVHVMMQGKVVKEGGPELAKRLEAEGYDWIKQELGIELEEEEAVDQQ; encoded by the coding sequence ATGGCAACTTTAAAGATTCAAGATTTACATGTTGAGATAGAAGGAAAAGAGATTTTGAAAGGCGTTAACCTTGAAATTTCAACTGGGGAAATCCACGCTATCATGGGACCAAATGGAACAGGGAAATCTACATTGTCCTCAGCTATTATGGGACATCCGAAATATGAAGTAACGCAAGGAACAATTACGCTTGACGGCGAAGATGTGCTAGAAATGGAAGTAGACGAACGCGCTCGAGCTGGTCTTTTCTTAGCGATGCAATATCCAAGTGAAATTAGCGGGGTTACAAATGCTGAATTCATCCGTGCGGCAATCAACAGCCGACGCGAAGAAGGCGACGAAATTCCGGTTATGCAGTTTATCCGTAAATTAGATGCCAAAATGGACATTCTAGATATGGATGAAGAAATGGCAGAACGTTACTTAAATGAAGGATTTTCAGGCGGAGAGAAAAAACGTAATGAAATCTTACAATTACTTATGATTGAACCAAAACTAGCAATCTTAGACGAAATCGACTCCGGTCTTGATATCGATGCACTTAAAGTTGTCTCTAAAGGTGTAAACGAAATGCGCGGCGAAGGATTTGGTTGCTTAATTATTACCCATTACCAACGTCTCCTTAATTACATCACTCCAGACTTTGTACATGTAATGATGCAAGGGAAAGTTGTTAAAGAAGGCGGACCTGAACTTGCTAAACGTTTAGAAGCGGAAGGTTATGATTGGATTAAGCAAGAACTTGGTATTGAACTTGAGGAAGAAGAAGCAGTAGACCAACAATAA
- a CDS encoding MetQ/NlpA family ABC transporter substrate-binding protein has product MKKVLGFIFTLSLVLVLTACGGSSDKASSSKDDNKELVVGASNTPHAQILEQAKPILKEKGIDLKIVKYTDYVMPNKALEEGDLDANYFQHKPYLELEEKEKGYKFADVGAIHIEPMGIYSKKVKDIKDLKDGAQVLLSNSKSDWPRVIGIFVDNGLLTLKDGVKAQDATFDDIKDNPKNLKFKYDFDPAYLMTAYNNEEGDVVAINSNFVVDQGLNPSKDAIAIESKDSPYANIVVTTEEKKDDKNIKELVNVLHSKEIQDYITKEWDGAVVPVDK; this is encoded by the coding sequence ATGAAAAAGGTTCTTGGATTCATTTTCACATTAAGTTTAGTTTTAGTACTTACAGCTTGCGGTGGCTCATCAGATAAAGCATCATCTAGCAAAGACGATAATAAGGAATTGGTGGTTGGCGCTTCAAACACGCCTCATGCTCAAATTTTGGAACAAGCAAAACCAATTTTGAAAGAAAAAGGAATTGACTTGAAAATTGTTAAATACACAGATTACGTTATGCCTAATAAAGCGCTAGAAGAAGGCGACTTAGATGCTAACTACTTCCAACATAAACCATACCTTGAATTAGAAGAAAAAGAAAAAGGGTACAAATTTGCTGATGTTGGCGCGATTCATATCGAACCAATGGGTATTTATTCCAAAAAAGTAAAAGACATTAAAGATTTAAAAGATGGTGCGCAAGTATTACTTTCTAACTCAAAATCAGACTGGCCTCGTGTCATTGGTATTTTTGTCGATAACGGCTTGCTAACACTTAAAGATGGTGTAAAAGCGCAAGATGCAACATTTGATGATATTAAAGACAATCCGAAAAATTTGAAATTCAAATATGACTTCGATCCTGCTTATTTAATGACTGCATATAACAATGAAGAAGGCGATGTAGTAGCAATCAACTCTAACTTTGTAGTTGACCAAGGTTTAAACCCTTCCAAAGATGCGATTGCGATTGAAAGTAAAGACTCCCCGTATGCGAATATCGTTGTAACTACGGAAGAGAAAAAAGACGATAAAAATATTAAAGAATTAGTAAACGTGCTTCACTCCAAAGAGATTCAAGATTATATTACGAAAGAATGGGATGGTGCAGTAGTTCCAGTAGATAAATAA
- a CDS encoding methionine ABC transporter permease, protein MTKLQELFPNVDFQMMWVATQETLYMTLTSLFAVFLLGIVLGLLLFLTNNKKHAGARILYWITAILVNVFRSIPFIILIVLLLPMTKSLVGTVIGPKAALPALIISAAPFYGRMVEIAFREVDKGVIEAAKSMGANIFTIIGKVLIPEALPAIISGITVTAISLVGFTAMAGVIGAGGLGNAAYLEGFQRGQPDVTVLATIIILIIVFIFQFIGDFLTKRTDKR, encoded by the coding sequence ATGACGAAATTACAAGAATTATTCCCAAATGTTGATTTTCAGATGATGTGGGTAGCGACACAAGAAACACTTTATATGACGCTTACTTCACTCTTTGCGGTTTTCTTGCTAGGTATCGTTTTAGGTTTGTTATTATTTTTAACAAACAATAAAAAGCATGCAGGTGCGCGTATTCTCTACTGGATTACAGCGATACTTGTCAATGTTTTCCGGTCGATTCCGTTTATTATTTTGATTGTATTACTTCTTCCAATGACAAAATCACTTGTTGGAACAGTAATTGGACCGAAAGCTGCTCTACCAGCGCTTATTATCTCGGCAGCTCCTTTTTATGGTCGAATGGTTGAAATTGCCTTTCGTGAAGTAGATAAAGGGGTTATTGAGGCAGCAAAATCGATGGGAGCTAATATATTCACCATTATTGGCAAGGTACTTATCCCAGAAGCTTTACCAGCGATTATTTCAGGTATTACGGTAACAGCCATTTCCTTAGTTGGTTTCACAGCAATGGCAGGTGTCATCGGGGCTGGGGGGCTTGGAAATGCAGCTTACTTGGAAGGTTTCCAACGCGGGCAACCGGATGTAACTGTACTGGCCACAATTATTATTTTGATTATCGTCTTTATTTTCCAGTTTATCGGCGACTTCTTAACGAAACGAACCGATAAACGCTAA
- a CDS encoding methionine ABC transporter ATP-binding protein, with amino-acid sequence MITLQHVVKEYTSRNNKVRAVDNVDLEIEQGEIFGVVGYSGAGKSTLIRMFNGLELPTEGTVEVDNLLISEIRGGKLRKARQQIGMIFQHFNLLWSRTVAENIAFPLEIAGVRGEKRRFRVNELIRLVGLEGKENAYPAELSGGQKQRVGIARALANNPKVLLCDEATSALDPQTTDEVLELLLDINKRLNLTIIVITHEMHVIRKICNRVAVMESGKVVELGDVLDVFRHPKEKVTERFVRQVTDSDETEELIHLLLDNYSEGKIVKLLFMSENATQPVISQVAKENDVLLNVLHGNLTQTQNGAYGTLYVQILGAEEATSASLTQLRQLKVETEVLER; translated from the coding sequence ATGATAACGTTACAGCATGTTGTAAAGGAATATACATCAAGAAATAATAAAGTTCGAGCAGTTGATAATGTTGACTTAGAAATTGAGCAAGGAGAAATTTTCGGTGTAGTTGGTTATTCTGGCGCTGGAAAAAGTACTTTGATTCGAATGTTTAATGGGCTAGAGTTGCCGACAGAGGGAACGGTAGAAGTAGATAATTTACTAATTAGTGAGATTCGTGGCGGGAAACTTCGAAAAGCTCGTCAGCAAATTGGGATGATTTTTCAGCATTTTAATTTACTATGGTCACGTACTGTCGCTGAAAATATTGCTTTCCCGCTAGAAATTGCTGGAGTACGCGGTGAAAAAAGACGTTTTCGTGTAAATGAACTAATTCGGCTTGTCGGCTTAGAAGGAAAAGAAAATGCTTATCCTGCTGAACTAAGTGGTGGCCAAAAACAACGTGTCGGGATTGCTAGAGCGCTTGCGAATAATCCGAAAGTATTATTATGCGATGAAGCAACATCCGCGCTAGATCCACAAACAACGGATGAAGTATTAGAACTTTTATTAGATATTAACAAACGACTTAACCTTACAATCATTGTCATCACCCATGAAATGCATGTTATTCGCAAAATATGTAATCGTGTGGCCGTGATGGAAAGCGGAAAAGTTGTCGAACTTGGCGATGTACTAGATGTTTTCCGCCATCCAAAAGAAAAAGTAACCGAGCGATTTGTTCGCCAAGTAACCGATTCCGATGAAACAGAGGAATTGATTCATTTATTACTAGATAATTATTCAGAAGGAAAAATTGTCAAATTGCTCTTTATGAGTGAAAATGCAACCCAACCTGTTATTTCTCAAGTAGCTAAAGAAAATGATGTCTTATTAAATGTCCTTCATGGGAATTTGACGCAAACACAAAATGGTGCGTACGGGACACTTTATGTACAAATATTAGGTGCTGAAGAGGCCACTAGTGCGAGTCTAACACAGCTACGTCAACTTAAAGTAGAAACGGAAGTGTTAGAACGATGA
- a CDS encoding sensor histidine kinase: protein MKYRLEMLFTKISHVMNIWQATFFAAISWVLGMIAVRTIYLWAISIRDDSLFLKEVTRAIVSLFGPNKYVRVMDSIWVVLINYFIIFLITCLFFSFFYRYMRQKLLKKQLRTINFALHDGKPVDTESFVPEIQELERNIESMRERQNKLMKQEEQAQQARNDLITNVSHDLRTPLTSILGYLSYIHEDRYRDEIELRYYTELVYGKARHLHKLIDDLFSYTRLDSVEYRLKKDELDVIELLSQLVAEYDGQATERNMKIVDHFDAKKLIISGDGNQIMRLFENLFSNALRYGEGDKQIDVSAKQEGNMAVVKVTNYGQEISEIDLPYLFERFYKADKNRTTTGTGLGLAIAKSIVEKHGGIVTAESKNRKTTFIVKLPLI, encoded by the coding sequence TTGAAATATAGACTTGAAATGTTGTTTACTAAAATTAGTCATGTGATGAATATTTGGCAAGCGACTTTTTTTGCTGCTATTTCATGGGTTTTAGGGATGATTGCCGTACGTACCATCTATCTGTGGGCAATTTCGATTAGAGACGATTCATTGTTTTTAAAAGAGGTTACCCGAGCAATTGTTAGTTTGTTTGGTCCTAATAAATATGTCCGCGTGATGGATTCGATTTGGGTAGTATTAATCAATTATTTTATTATTTTCTTGATTACATGTCTGTTTTTCTCGTTTTTCTATCGTTATATGCGTCAAAAACTTTTGAAAAAACAATTACGGACTATCAATTTTGCCCTACATGACGGAAAACCAGTGGATACAGAGAGTTTTGTTCCGGAGATTCAAGAATTGGAGCGAAACATTGAAAGTATGCGCGAACGCCAAAATAAATTAATGAAACAAGAAGAACAGGCACAACAGGCTCGGAATGATTTGATTACAAATGTGTCACATGATCTTAGGACACCGTTAACTTCAATCTTAGGGTATTTAAGTTATATTCATGAAGACCGTTATCGTGACGAAATTGAGTTGCGTTATTACACAGAGCTTGTATACGGTAAAGCACGTCACTTGCATAAACTGATTGATGACTTGTTTTCTTATACAAGATTAGATAGTGTGGAGTATCGACTGAAAAAAGACGAGCTAGATGTCATTGAATTGCTAAGTCAGTTAGTAGCTGAATATGACGGTCAAGCAACCGAGCGAAACATGAAGATTGTGGATCACTTTGATGCTAAAAAATTAATTATTAGCGGGGATGGCAACCAGATCATGCGCTTATTTGAGAATTTGTTTTCTAATGCGCTTAGATACGGAGAAGGTGATAAACAAATTGATGTCAGCGCAAAGCAAGAAGGAAATATGGCTGTTGTGAAGGTAACGAATTATGGTCAAGAAATATCGGAAATCGATTTACCGTATTTGTTTGAACGTTTTTATAAAGCAGACAAGAATCGAACAACTACTGGAACTGGTCTCGGACTTGCTATTGCTAAATCAATCGTTGAAAAACACGGCGGCATTGTTACAGCAGAAAGCAAGAACCGGAAAACTACTTTTATTGTCAAATTACCGCTGATTTAA
- the cesR gene encoding response regulator CesR codes for MTTSILIADDDKEIVDLVKLYLQNEGYTIYLAYDGAEVWRLVQEKQPTLVILDIMMPEMDGLEVCRLMRSEGILTPILMLSAKAEDNDKIMGLLTGADDYMVKPFNPLELSVRVKAILRRMQQMSQAEPISQDKVIIGPIVVDRALHVVTVNGKELHLTTSEFDILFLLASEPGRVFSSEYIFEKIWQEKALGASKTVMVHISNLRDKLRDAMGGENVIKTIWGVGYKVEI; via the coding sequence ATGACAACTTCTATTTTAATTGCTGATGATGATAAAGAAATTGTAGATTTAGTGAAATTATATTTGCAAAATGAAGGCTATACGATTTACCTAGCCTATGACGGGGCGGAAGTTTGGCGCCTTGTACAAGAAAAGCAGCCTACTTTGGTCATTTTAGATATTATGATGCCAGAAATGGATGGGTTAGAAGTATGCCGTCTGATGAGAAGTGAGGGGATTTTGACACCTATTTTGATGCTTAGCGCTAAGGCGGAAGATAACGATAAAATTATGGGGCTTTTAACTGGGGCAGATGATTACATGGTAAAGCCATTTAACCCGTTAGAGCTTTCAGTTCGTGTTAAAGCGATTTTGAGACGGATGCAGCAAATGAGTCAAGCTGAGCCCATCAGCCAGGACAAAGTTATCATTGGACCGATTGTGGTTGACCGGGCGCTTCATGTCGTCACTGTTAACGGAAAAGAGCTCCATTTAACGACATCGGAGTTTGATATTTTATTTTTGCTAGCAAGTGAACCTGGTCGAGTGTTTAGTTCAGAATATATTTTCGAAAAAATTTGGCAAGAAAAAGCACTTGGAGCAAGTAAAACGGTTATGGTTCATATTAGTAATTTACGTGATAAATTGCGTGATGCTATGGGCGGAGAAAATGTCATTAAAACCATTTGGGGAGTAGGATACAAAGTTGAAATATAG